Proteins found in one Gigantopelta aegis isolate Gae_Host chromosome 12, Gae_host_genome, whole genome shotgun sequence genomic segment:
- the LOC121386558 gene encoding uncharacterized protein LOC121386558, with translation MKRNNTMLKETLCILVVCLAVVIPEVAGDTCKRYTVNGCSIPGNLPFFYKKRFTGACNRHDVCYNCGKSRGVSRKTCDRDFLSNMKKTCRWYLPNCKSSAYVYYLAVRAGGSKRYKQTSASWCGESWVSGCMK, from the exons ATGAAAA GAAATAACACCATGTTGAAAGAAACGCTGTGTATTCTGGTCGTCTGTCTGGCTGTAGTCATACCGGAAGTAGCCGGTGATACGTGCAAGCGCTACACAGTAAACGGATGTAGTATCCCCGGCAATCTTCCCTTTTTCTACAAGAAACGATTCACGGGCGCTTGTAACAGACACGACGTGTGTTACAATTGT GGCAAGTCCAGAGGTGTGAGTAGGAAAACCTGCGATCGTGACTTCCTCTCCAACATGAAGAAAACGTGTCGTTGGTACCTACCCAACTGTAAATCGTCTGCCTATGTGTACTACCTCGCCGTCAGGGCCGGAGGGTCGAAGCGATACAAGCAGACGTCGGCATCATGGTGCGGCGAGAGCTGGGTTTCCGGTTGCATGAAATAG